Genomic segment of Anopheles darlingi chromosome X, idAnoDarlMG_H_01, whole genome shotgun sequence:
tgttACCCGCAGCATTtgggaacgagagagagagagagagaaagagagccaaGGTTCAAGGTTTGACTCAGTTTTTAGCACATGAAAGGGAAGTGCTGTAGGGAGGGTTGAGGGCTGGGGGTGTAGTCGTGGGTGGTTAATGGTTTCACGAAGCTCCGgaccccctctctcccccctttcctttccactggCCAGCCATCCAGCGGGTTCTGCGGGTCCAGCCATTAGCACCTGTCCTCTCTGTatttctccctccctcgccTTGCTTCCttcacccccatccccccttctcagcaacaaccaaaaaccaaaaaaaccagACCCAAATAGCCCGTCCGTAGGGTGACCCTGCCTGTTGCcacctgccctgccctgccctgcccttcgTCTTTCCTTCGGTGGCGACTTTTTTCGAACAGGGGGTTGAAGAGAGGGATGCGGATGCGGGTGCGGTGTGATCGGGGAGGACATAAAAACGCACGGTTCGGTCTGCACGAATCTCGTCGTCACGGAACCGTCACCGTCAGACCGCAGAATTGGAGGTCGTGGTTAAGGGTGACCAGCCAGCGCGACCTACCCCACaaccatgcgtgtgtgtgtgtgtgtgtgtgtgtgtgtatcgccgGATTGCGCAGTCGCAGTACGAGCGAGGAGTGTGACAACCGGAACCCCACCGGAAACACCGAGAAGCGCATTATGCTCGATTCGTTTGAACTgaacgcaagcaagcaagcaagcaagggtcggagagggggaaggggagggggtggatcgtcaccatcgtcatcgtcgtcaacggTGGTCGTGATTTTTGTGCCGTACAAGCCGGAAGACGGGCGGAAGGGCGTCCGCGGATTTCACGCGTTTAccgcggcggcagcgacagcggcagcagcagcagcagcaggaagcgaagGCGGACGAACGACTTCTCCTCCTACGAGTCCACCGACCGCCATGACAAATGATCGGTGTCGTCGTTCGACagtcaccaacagcagcagcaacaccaaacgacaacaacagcacaccacagcagcagcagtagaaaagaaggcaaaaaccgaaacagagagagagagagagagagagacacacgaaaacaaaaaccagaaacaaaccaaaacaaaaaacaaaaacactccgAAAAACCGACCACTAAACGGTGCCATAAACCGCAAAATTTGTGTTAGCGGACGCGCCAAAGCCACCGAGCCTGCGGTTGGGCTTTAATGTGGCTTCCatgatgaccaccaccaccgccaccaccaccaccactagcaccaccaacagcatcaccaatCCGTGCCCAAAAAGGCCAAAGTAATTGGCCCGTTGGTGTGGTTTGCACGGGGGAGTGCGGGGTGGGGTTGAGGGGGTCCCTCCTCTACAACTTCCGggttgtgtgcgcgtgtgtgtgtgtgtgtttggctgtgTGTGACCCGGATTCGACCAAAGGACCTGCATGAACGACgtcagcagatgatgatgatgacggtggtggtcgtttgaCAAAACCGGGTCAATACTACCCGCGCAATACCCGCGCGACGCACGTTGTGGTTGCTTTCGGAGGCACGCATCAGCACCCCGTCCCACCCCTTTCCGCAGCGAGGGTCACAGCACCTAAGAAGTGGCCCAATTAGAATTTGCTCTTGGCGGGAGGGAGGAGACCTCCCTTATCATTTGCataccacctccaccacctccaccaccaccactagcgtgCAAACAATGAACATGCAGAACTGACCATGACGTCACACCGTGTGAGGGTGTTGGGTCAGTGTGCGCATGAATCCTGCCACGCATGCAACGTCTTCTTGACTccttcgggggagggggtgcgtgTTTGGGGTGCGTGTCTCCTTACGTCTGATTATGCAAGGTTCGGGACAGGGAGCCCCCTGGAGCGGTCTAGCTGAAGCAGTccaggtcaggtcaggttgGATTGgatgtccgggtccgggtccgagtCCGGGTGcacgctgatgatggtgctggtggtggtgtgttctCGATGCTCACCTCTTTCTGGAGGCCCACTCCGGACAACCGCgaggctctctttctctctctctctctctctctttctctctctctctctctctctctctctctctctcacacgctcTCTGTAGGagaatgaggaggaggaggagacgttGATAGTTATCAAATCGACTTACGAGGAGGGTGCTGGTGCAGGTaaaggcaggcaggtaggcaggcaggcaggttaTAATGCATGCtacaaccccccccccactaAACCCACCCCCCGGTTCCTTCCTAGTACCTTCACATTTAGGTGACTAATTTTATAATATATGGCTGCGCGATACCGTGGCTTATTGGTGTGtaagagagccagagagagagagagagagagagagaaagagagaacagaacAAGAACTAAGCGAAGCTCACGGATTGagcgggggatgggggtgggggccTTCAgccggggtgggggtggaggcTCGCTGTTAGAGCAATTCGCGAGGCGCTTCTTTTGCGCCTCCAtcacgtcgtcgccgtcgtcgccgccgccgcaagcGCAACCCGCAGCAGGTGGTGGTCGATAcagtcgtggtcgtcgtcggctctCGAggctcgtcatcgtcgtcgtggtggtggtcgtcgtcgtcgccatcgccatcgtcgtcgtcgtcgtgctgtgTTGTAGGTCTCTGGGTAAAGCGGCGGGTGgcacgcggtgcggtgcggtgcggtattATGCGGCCTGGTCGCGGCACGACAAGGTAATGCGAGGTGAGTAGAATATTTATAAACGGGACGGAAGCATAACTAGACCACCAGTTACCGTTCGGAAGCGGCCGCACGCGGAATAGCCTCCCCCCACCTCAATAGCCAgccaaaccagccagccagccagcgcactCCAGCATCAACGCATCAAACGCACGAAGTAAAAACAACAAGATCATCGGTCCATCGGCCCatcgacaaacacacgcgcgcgcgtgcagtGAAGTGCCCCGGGGAGTGAAGTTTTCTCGTTGCCCACAATTCGGTCAAACCGCCCAGCGCTCTTATCAGTCCAGGCCCAGCGAGCCTTATCGTGAGCCCCCGATACTTGCAGCGCGGCCCAGCATCTCAGTAGTAGTGCTTCGCCCATCTCCAGTAGTGCCACTAAACCCTCTACAAGGGTTCTGTCAATCAATCGGCGATCGCGCCTCGCGGCGGTGATAACACCCTCCCTGATTCGAGTTCAAGCTCCTCTAGAGCGTCCAAGAAGAGTGTGCAGTGCTGCAGCCAGCCTCCCGCCTCCACCCAATCAAATCCTCAAATCTCCCCCGAGTGCTTGGCGTCAagtgtccaggtccaggtccaggatgTCTCAGCGGATCAGCAATATCCCGCGCCGCCAGGCCATACCGATACTGTACACGCGCGGTACACACTACGAGGTCGGCTACGATGTGGTAAGTTTTAGGCAGTTGTACCACCGATCGcaactctcgctctctctctctgctacgatcgttttgtttttaaactcCATATCGATATCTCTGTGTGCATCACTCACGATGCAgcgcagcaaaaaccaaagcaaaacaaatggaaacattagaggaatttaaaaaaaataaggcTCTGGTCTGTTCtcagaaaaacaacaacaaaagctaTTGCGATGACGCCATTGAGGACGGGGACTCCTCGCTTCTGGGGGggccagacagccagacagccagccagacagagagacgaCCTGGCCTGGTATGCGCCCCCCTCGGGGCCCCTGGCCGGGGTCAGCCTCGAGACGAGACGCGGTTGGCGTGCTTGGCTTGctagttgttgtttttttttttttaatatactATGTTTTTGCTCCGCGGCCGCCAATCCGTCCATCGGCCAATGCCAATTGATCGTCGATTTTCtagccgggggagggggtgggctCCATCCCTTTCGATGGCTAAGCCGGACGTGCTCTTCAGACCCGTTCAggtccgttgttgttgtcgtgtgTTGTGCGTACAGGTTGCACGCGCCACCAACAATCCGTTATCAAGCGGGGTTCCGCCAGCATCAGCTGTGTAAACGGCGTGCCGGGGCCTTGGGCGTGCACCCGCCTCACCTCTAATAATCCGCTGATCATTCCTTCTCGGTGTGGCGTTTGCTATCTTAACCTGATGGACAACCCCTTAtctcaaaaacaaacagattcATCCTccataaaaagagagaaagagagaaagagagagcgagagagatccCTAGGAACAACATGATACTAATTCTGTACCTTTCTCCTCCCATCCTTTGCCGCAATTCCCCCCTCTCAGGGACGTACGTTTGCGGCGATCATCAAGAACTTTCTGCAACTGTCCGGACCGCTGAACGAGACGTACCTACCACTGTACAACACCGAGGAGGGTCGTAAGTAGTAGAGCGTAGAGTAGTTGACCGCATTGGCCAACTATTGGGCCAGCCAGTCAGGTTCTgaactctcttcctcttccttttcgcaCTTTTCCCGTTCTTCTACTCCTTAATCCTcgcccgcgcgcgtgtgtgtgcgcaggtAAGGTGTACAATGCCACACTGGAGAGCGTGAAGCGATCGTTCCCGCAGTACGTCCGCGAGCTCGAGGGTACGGCAGACGGGGCCCAGGTCGAGTTCCATAAGgtaaggagggggggggggggaggtggctAAGGGGGAATAAGCTGAAACCGGGAACTGGCGGGGGCGAGCTAATGCTATTAGGTCGACCATCCGGcggccaacaacaaaatccGGTTAGCCGGGACCGGGTGATGGTCTCGTCGGGGGCAAGATTGTGGGGGAAAATAGAaaaggtggagaaggtggtcGACGTACGCTTACGTAAAACTCCTCGGcacgtcagcagcagaacgcaaACGAGAGCTGGCGTacggggtgggtgggtggcttATGAAAATGGGGCCAACGCCATCGATCCGGAAGCGCACGGTATCGGGACGAATCCCTGGGGCTGGCTGTACCGTTTGTACGCTAACCGCGAcatccacttcttcttccgcgcagctgtttctgctgcatcTGGACGAGATCCTGCCGGTTGCGGTCGATGGTACCAACAGCATCAATCAACCGATCGGTTGCTCCACGATCTGCGTGAACGAACCGGACTGCGTGAGTACTAAGGGACAGTGAGGAAgggatggagatggagatgaATCGACCCGATCGACTGATTTTCGGGCGCTTTgctttgtatttttttgtttgttttgttgatccTGTTCCGCCGGCCAGGAAATACTTGCTCACACCGAGGATGCACTGTCGGAGGTGCTGAACCACTACTACTTCGTGTCGGCGCACATCGTCTCCGATAGTCCGCAGGGTAAGTATAATGTGATCGAGGAGCGGTTCACCTCGCTGTGCTACGCCGGTCACCTGCCGGGCTACACGATGAACTACAACCACCACGGGCTGGTGTTCTCGATCAACACGCTCAGCGCCCGGTCGCTGGTCAGCGGCAAAACCCGTACGTATGTGGCTGCGACTACCGCGAGCGACCTGTGATCATCTTCACCTtccttgttctctctctttttctaactcgtccaccaccaccacagcccgCCACTTTATTACGCGAGCTCTGCTGTCGGCTGAGAACTTCATTCAAGCACAACAGATTCTGCGCGATAATGGTGTGGGTGCCGCCGATGGTTGCTCCATCAATATGACGTTCCTGAGGTAAGGGCAGAACTGGCGCGCACTCCTCCGCGCACTGACTACTGGCCACTGACTGTctttgtggtttgtttgtttcttccttcttctccttttcctgctgctggagcagacAGGAGGGTGACCGGTTGTTCCACAACGCCGAGATGGGCCCGGCGACGGTTGGCGCGGACCAGTCGCACCTGAACATCTTCACCGCCAGCCCGGGCGAGTCGATCATCCACGCGAACAAGTACCTCCGGCTGCCGGTACCGGAGATGACCGGGCTGATCATCGACTCGAGCATCGAGCGGATGAAGACGTTCGGGGGCTTCCAGGCACCGAAGACCGTACACGACGTGATCCGGATGCTGGGTGACACGAGCGCCCGGGATCACGCGGTGTTCCGCGAGAGCGGACCGAAGGACGTAATTAAGACGGTCTGTGTCGGCATCTTCGACTGCATCAAGCGCACCTGGACGCTCTACTCGGACAATCCCAAGTTCAATGCACCGCTCgtggtgctgccgctgacgCTGAGGGAGCACTAgagcaaccccccccccccctcgatccggtggtggtgacacgcTCAACGAATCCCCCACACTTGTTACTTATTTATTGTGCACCCGAATCCCGAACACCCCCCCAAATCCTATTTTATtcctttgttttattgttgtacCGCCAGTATTGCTTCCCGGTCCCCCCTTGGGCTGAAAAGGGAGATGTTCCGGGTCCTAGCCCCACGAACTTGCACACGAACAAATCTCACGCTGTTCGCACGCTTGTGTCCTCCGCCGAGCTGAGCACCAGCTGCCAGCAGCTCAACACCGCAACACCGCAACACCTACCCTTACCAGAGCATTTGGCGGGTACGGTGGCGACGAACGACAACCTAATCCTCGACCCCCTTTCACGTGACAGtggatcgaaccgaaccgaagaggGGGGAGTAGGGGGTGTCTGATGTCATTCCGCGATCAATTACTTCCCACGAAATTCAAATCGGCTACGAAGCCGAGCACTAAAAGCAGAAATAAACTGAAATGTAAAAACGATAACACGCAGAGGCTTAAGCGGCCGCTCTGGGCCCGATGACGGAGTAACGGGGTAGCCGGGGACCAGGCATCAGGCATCACGATCACGCGCTCATTAACATGACACGCAGGGGATTGGctttgccgtgccgtggtggCACTAGAGCAGCGACGTTCGGCGGTTCTCCACTGCCGTCTTCCGCGAGCAAGGTAATCTACTTGGGGTAGCATTATGCATACCGGAGCCTGCAGCCTGTTGATCCGCAAGCAGTAGATCACGATAAACGAAAAACAGCAGCGTGGAGGGGGGAGTGGAGGAATaaaaacacatacatacatacacacacacacacatgcgcgcgtgcacacaacagtacacacacaaaaaaaaattaacgcaCAGGTGTACGGGGAGGTAGATGTTAGCCTGATTTGTCCTGTTGTTAggtatttatttacttttaattACCGCTCGAAGCTCGTGTCGCTGAAGCGTTTAACGTCGGCTTTGGATTGCAGACGGAATCGCAAAGAGACGAACTTGTTCGCGACCCACATCTCCACCGTGCCGCGCCGGCTCCGATGATTGATGAATGGAACGTACATCGATGCTGAGTGTCGAGGTCGGATCTTTACGGTGCCATTGAAATTGAGACCGGTCCCAAGACCGGGCCCTTCGGCAGTGCCAAGGACACcctacccttttttttttttcgtgcatTCCGCGTTTCTCTTCGTCCGTCGGCCGTCGGGTCGTTTGATTGGGCGATTTACATTTTTgaaggaaatcgaaacaaaatcgAAGGAATGCAAGCGCGTGGGAGTGAACCGCATTGtggtgtttcggtgtttgaTCGATACTATGAGCATATCATTTCCCAAGGTCAACGATCTGCCTAATGACCCCTTCGGAGTCGGACGATTCACATTGCGATTAACATGCATTTCGTTTAATTACTCACACCcccgtcgatcggtcgattaCGGTGCAATTTAGCCCGACGATCTTCACAAGTAATCATCGAGTTAGATCGTAACAGTCATCGGTACAACACCACccgtcgccgccactgctTCCCATTCCAAAAAACATATCTGTGCTCGTCAAAAAGTAGGCCAAGACGATCACAGGTGATTATATCGAACGCGGAATCATTAGTAATGAGATGATATAAATGCAAGGTTACAAGGCCACCATAGAGCACATTGCCGCCGCAATCGGCTAATTTGCTCTGTTCGATCGGAATGAGAGGGGAGTACGGTTAAagtattaaaaaaagagaTTCATTTACATGTATTTCAGCGGGCGGATACATGGTCGCACTAAATCTATCTAGACGGCTGGACGGCAACGAGTGAGTAGGAATGTGACGTTACAATACTGTACTCATTAGTGTTGTTCTGCATTCCTTCAAAGGCACATTCTTGGCTTCATCTGTTTCGTTCGCTGAAGGTGGATGCGAGGATGCCAGGTGCTGTTACGATGAAGAATGCAAAACGGTGCGAACAACAAACACGACCATCGCGGATCCCAGCAGCATTAATGAGGAGGTGAGCGCCGCGGGAGCATCACTCTGTAGGTGGTACAAAGatcaacacaaacaccacacgcATTGAGCAAACAGATGAGGATGAGGTGGGAATATTTTCGAATCGACTTACGATGACGTAGTAGTTGCAGCGATCAcccaagcagcaagcagagcAGGTCCAGTCCTCGTACCAGATGTGTGTGCAGTAGGGCATGTGCTTGGTCCTGATGCGCTGGCagatttcctttttcgcgCACCGTTTCGAAACGTAGAACTGCTTCTGGGCGCCCAACGAGAAGTAGGGTGTGCTACCCCACCTGATCTCGGTGAGGCAGGCATCTTCGCCCTGCTCGCAGATGCGCACCGTATTAAGGCACTTGTCGGTGTTTCCGGTTTGGTTCGAGCAAACGTAGCATTCGTGGGCATTAGCTGGAAAGAGCAAATACAGCGATGTAGCCGGGTACATTTTAGAACAACGGAGCATGCTGCTGCGGAACgggaaatggtttgtttggctTGTTGGCGCCACCCATCAGCGATGACGCACCCAGCCGTGGATCGGTTGGGTGAGATACTTACAGGTACCGATCAGCGCTACGAAAAGCAATAACGAGGCCGCTAGCGCTGAGTAATCCATTGTGAAGAAACCGTTCCCGATTGAATCGTCAAGACTTCGTTAAGCCTAATTTAACCGAAACTACTAAATCGGGCAGGGAAAGGCAATAGTTTACCTAAAACTCTACAGGACAATACCACAAACAAAAGCGTTTACCAGTTTGACAGGTGAGATGCCCCGCCCGCGAGAGTCACACCCTTTTCACAAACAACCCATGTAGCATAACAGGTGGGAACGAAAGGTGTGAACGCTGCCTACCAAGGGTGTTTTAACTACAGGCAGGTGAAGTTAtagcacgaaacgaaacagtaTTTTTCATCGAATTTACACGCTTCGATTGCTCCCAAATTATGGCTAGTATGGGCGATCGAATCGGAAGCCACTTTTCTGGCAGCCATTCATAAAATAGGTGCGCATCTGCGTGCGCTCTCAATTTCAGATTCCCATGTTGCCAGTTGCTCATTTCGCCCGTAGCTCAGTCCGTTCGTAGCTCAGTTGGGTTTTGGTCAGttgaaaaagtagaaaaaaaaacgcttcggCTATCTTCGGCAAAGttagagggagagaaaaactCAACTGCTaatttgagagagagagagagagagagagagagagagagagagagagagagaggtgcgaTTGAAGTTCGCCACGTGGGGTGCGCACGTGCtctttttcaaatttccacGTTTTCCAAGACCGTTACTGGACGGATCGGACGGAAATTTTGAACTcttaatctttatactatttgccaaGTAGCCCCGTCgggtttttattaaaaaatgttgatccttttttttttaaattattatatAAAACTCATTtcttgaggcaacatcgaaaaaagcatcactttttcaatttttaaaatctgccaaaaattgaaaaataggTAAATCTGtaaaatctcgacgggactagctggataaacttatattctaacaaaagaatattgatttgtatatttatgatgacccagcacgtggctacgatagGCATCGCAAAtggtacatttttgcagacttgcctttctagattggatgccatgaacgaaGTTTTGAActaattttccccaaaatagaaccaaatattcatgaaaagatgtagtttaatatgagattattttaaaaaaattaaagttgattggtttcttcactaaaaatcctcaaaaatgaacctttttttcttaCCAACAGACGACATTTTGTAATGCGCGAAAAAGGTGGAGATCACGGAGAGGCCGGTATGAATTAGATGCCGGTGGATCCATCGATACGTTCCATCGAAACCTGTTGCAATTCCGCATAAGCCATTACACATGACACGTGTTGCTTTGTGTAATCCCGATGGAACATCTTTTTTGTTCATCACCGATCCCTCTAATCGTGTCGGAAATGGCTCGATTTCATTCCCTTTAGGTAAATGGTTTATCGTAGCTGCTGGTTCCGTTTTCAACACGCACAACCGCAAGGAACTAATTGGAGCCAACAGCAACCGGGACatcttttttgtgtgaaatcTGCCATTTGCAACGCTTGTTGCGGCTGTTTTTCTGGAGTTTTTTGCGACAGAGGAAATGGCAAGTAACGCTACCCACATTGATGAGAAATATATTTTATGAGTAACCACAACTTTTAAattacacatacacaatgtTTTTGTGGAtttgaggggggaggggagggggctgggTTGGGGATCTGAGGCTGATACAGCATAGCGCGCAATTAATacttttttggttggttgtgaaTTTTCCAAGCGATTATGTGGGCGTAGTTGTGGGGAAGGTCGTGCCCGGTCCGGGGGGGCGAACAGGgctcacagcagcaacagcagcactctAGTGGGCAACCACGTCTAGGCTGGCGCCggtctgatgctgctgctgcggctgctgcggctgcggctgctgctgctggttctcctCGACGTAGCGAAACGCTTCCCGTATCGTGGGGGTCAACAAAAGTTGTAAATAGTCCGACTGTTCGTCGGGCAGCAGCTTAATCAGCTCGATCGAGGCGACGATCAGCTGCCGTAAGGCGGAGGTTTTGTACGACACATCGCGCTGGATGCTGTGTGCCCGCTGCTGCTCAATTTCCGGCGGTATCACCGACTTCGGCCGTTCCGCCAGCGGTGTCAGCGGTTGCGGTGTGCTGTCCTGTAGTTGtttgtagtgctgctgctgctgctgctgctgctgttggtgcaggGATTCAAGCTCTTTCGCCTGTTCCTGCTGCCGACCCGCAGTGTCGGCTTTCGGTGTCACCGGCGAGCACTCCTCTTCGATGGCAGTCGCTTGCTGCGCTGATGGCCAGACGTGATGATCACCGTCGTGTCCCGGTTGGTCGCTCGTAGTAGTCAGCGGTGTACCGGCGGCCATATCTCCGCTGCCGGtctgccggtaccggtgaccGAGGTGTCCCGGTTGCGGTTCGTGCTCGAGATGGTTGATGAAGTGTTCGGCGATCAGCTCCCAGAGGTCGCGCAGTGCTAGCAGATACTGCAGGCAGGTATCGTCACAtttgccaccggcaccgacaccgggccCGGACCGGAGGACCGGATACGCTGCATCGTAGCGGGCACGGTCCAGCGCTTGCCGCACATCGGCCACATCGAGCTGGTACAGCCGGACGTTGCTGAGATACGTATCGACCAGCACCATGTACTGGATGATCCAGGAGGAGTTCATCTGCTTGTACAGATTGGCGGCGTACTCGATACCGGACACCTTCTGCAGCAGAAACTTGAGCCCCGGCCGGGAATCGAACTCGATCGCGCTGGCCAGAAACTGGCGCAGGGCGCGCAACAGTATCTCCTTGCTGTGCTGGCCCAGCTGGAACGGTGACTTGCTGGCCGTCGACGCACCGGTACCGCGTGGAGCagccgatgccgccgccgctgccatcgtcgaggaggatgaggaggacgaagcGGAGGAGACCGCTTCCGCtcggccgctgctggtgtAGAAGCAGGTGTTTAGCTCGCTCGGTACGTTCGATAGCCCGCTCAGCAGTACGTTCGCGATGAGCTGGAGCAGCATCTGGCTGGCTAGCATGCCCACGATCAGGTTCCGGTACGGTATGCGGATGATGTAGCAATCAACCGGCCCGTTGCAACCGTTCACCGGTGGAAGGctagaggaagaggaggacgggGGCACGgctttagtggtgttggtggtgctgctgctgttgctgctgctagtgtacGATGGCGTCGCTACACCGTCCGGCTGGCACTGTAGTGGGTGCAGCAGGAAGGAGTACGAACGATCCTCCTGCAACCCGTTCGAACCGATACCGGACGTGGTCGGAGCGATACCGCCACTGCCCGtcacggtaccggtggtgccgggTGTGCCAACTGTGTTACTGCCACCCCCCTGTTGATTGCTCGCCCGTGTCGCACCAACTACACCACCAGCCGTGCCCTCTCGCTGGCAGTCCATCAGGAAGACCTGCTGCGCTAACGAGTGGATGCGCTGCAGCTCCTCGGTTGTGCTGTCACGCCGTGCCGCAACCTTCACGTTCGCGCAATCCCCGTAGAAGCTGTTCGAGTTGCGATTGAAGGCGAAGATGAGCTGCTTGAGCGGTGCCATCGAGACCGTGCTGGCCCGGTGAATGGCCGACGCAATGATGACCCACTGCTCCTCACCGAACAGATGGCCGGCGGAGAAGAGAATGTGCTTCATGCAGGACACCCCAACCCGGGCGATCGTCTCCTGCGACTGGGCCGAACATtcgatcagcaccagcagcagctgcttgaGGGCGAGCGTACTAGCCGGGCTCggatgttggtgctgctgctgctgctgctgctggtgtcgccgttcctgccgttgttgctgccctTTGCCATCGTTGGTTCTGTGGCCCTGTGATTCGCTGCCAATGACGACGCGATgatcgctggcgctggtggccgATGCCGAACAACCGGTCACGGCCCGGGTCAGAAAGTCGACCACCAGATCGGTCgtcatgcagcagcagtgcttaAAGTTCTTCTCGATCAGTGCCCAGCTCTTCTGGGCCTTGTTGACGTAGCGCAACCAGTCCTGGATCATCGGTATCAGCAGATGGTTCACGCAGTAGAACCCAAACTCGACGCCCGGGCTAACCGGTAGCTGCTTGAAGATCTTAAAGATCGACTGCAGTATCGGTGACTGGTGCGCGATCGGGCAGACGATCAGCGAGTTAGTGAGACCGTCGAGCAGCAGAAACCAAACCTTCAGCACACCGCTCGGCCGATCCAGCTCGTCCAACCGGCGGATCTCGGACTCGCGATCGATGTGCAGCGCCCGGTAGCTGATCCGGCACTGCTCGTCACTCGCGTGCAGATACTCCTGACCGAAGAACGCCAGGTGCTCCATCGAGCTCGGTATGGTGGCATCGATCAGGTGCGTATAGCTAATGCCCTTGATCTTGTAGGTCGAGTGCAGGTTCGGGCACTGTGGCATATGGTACATAAAGTCGAGTATCGTCGCGCACCGCTCGAGAAACTTGAGCGCATCGTACAGGAAATCGCCGGAACGCATCGTCAACCCGCCCAGCTCGTCACCAtcggggaccaccaccatcgggccACCGGTCTG
This window contains:
- the LOC125957665 gene encoding uncharacterized protein LOC125957665 is translated as MSQRISNIPRRQAIPILYTRGTHYEVGYDVGRTFAAIIKNFLQLSGPLNETYLPLYNTEEGRKVYNATLESVKRSFPQYVRELEGTADGAQVEFHKLFLLHLDEILPVAVDGTNSINQPIGCSTICVNEPDCEILAHTEDALSEVLNHYYFVSAHIVSDSPQGKYNVIEERFTSLCYAGHLPGYTMNYNHHGLVFSINTLSARSLVSGKTPRHFITRALLSAENFIQAQQILRDNGVGAADGCSINMTFLRQEGDRLFHNAEMGPATVGADQSHLNIFTASPGESIIHANKYLRLPVPEMTGLIIDSSIERMKTFGGFQAPKTVHDVIRMLGDTSARDHAVFRESGPKDVIKTVCVGIFDCIKRTWTLYSDNPKFNAPLVVLPLTLREH
- the LOC125957815 gene encoding uncharacterized protein LOC125957815; its protein translation is MDYSALAASLLLFVALIGTSNAHECYVCSNQTGNTDKCLNTVRICEQGEDACLTEIRWGSTPYFSLGAQKQFYVSKRCAKKEICQRIRTKHMPYCTHIWYEDWTCSACCLGDRCNYYVISDAPAALTSSLMLLGSAMVVFVVRTVLHSSS